GAGTAGAAGATTATTGCGGTCTGCATTTTATAAATAATCAGTTGTACAATGTGATAAGCTCGCGCAAAAATGCTACAGCATATTCAGTAAGGAAAATTTCAAAAACTTATGTTGAGGAAGAGCTGCCTAAAGTTTACTTAGGCATCAATTATAAAAATCCTCCTGAAAATGAAAATTTAAAAGTTGTACAGGATTTTATTTACTATATAAATGAACACGATATTGATGAGATGATGACTTATTTATCAGATGACCATATTATGACGGATTCTTCCGATATAAAAATAAAAGGCACTAAATATCTTAAAGTCGCATGGCTGGATTTTTTCATTCACTTCCCTGATTACAATATTATTGTAGATGAAATAATCTGCGAAAAAGATCTGGTGGCGGTTTACGGAAAGGCGAAGGGAACTTACTGGAAAGAAGGCGAGCTCGAAGAAAAAAACAAATTTGAAGTCCCTGCATCATGGCGGGCAAAAATAAAAGACGGAAAAATATCGGAGTGGAAAGTATTCGCCGATATTCAGATTGTCCGTCAGATAATGGAGGCAAATAATTAATGGATATTCTTGTTGATATGGACGGCGTTATAGCCGATTTTGAAGGAGAGTTTTTAAAAAGGTGGAGAGCTAATCATCCGGAAAAGCCTTACGTTCCGCATGAGGAAAGAAAAGGATTCTGGCTGAGAGAGCAATACCCGATTGAATACAGGGAGTTTGTTGAAGAGATATATCTTTCACCCGGATTTTATCACGGACTTCCGGCTGTAGAAGGAAGCGTGGAGGGCTTAAACTATTTGCTGGCTCAGGGACACAATGTACGTTTATGCACTGCGCCTATGCTTCCAAAATATGAGAACTGTGTATTAGAAAAATATCACTGGGTTTTTGATCATCTCGGAAACGAATGGACAAGCAGAATAATAATGACTAAGGATAAAACTTTTGTAAGAGGAGATGTTCTGATTGACGATATGCCTGATGTAACGGGCGCGCTTACTCCTGTATGGGAGCACATAATTTTTTCACAGCCGTACAATAAAGATATTGACCATAAAAAAAGAATGACGTGGCAAAATTTTAAGGAGGTATTGCATGTTTAATGCACTTAAAGAAAAAAGAGATCTGGTAAAAGTAAACGTTGAGAACTGCGCAAACTTTGTTTCGTTCAATGATGTGCAGTCTTTTTTTCCTGCAGTTGCCTTTGCAAATGAAGCTCTGGAAAATAAATCAGGTTTGGGAAAAGATTATCTGGGCTGGATGACACTTCCCTCTGAAATTTCAGAAGATTTAATTGACCAGATTCAGTTTGCTGCTGAGAAGATGGCAGAGAAATCTGAAGTGATTGTAGTAATAGGTATAGGAGGCTCATACCTTGGCGCGCGAGCAGTTATAGATGCGCTCTCTGATAATTTTCATTACCTCAGAAAAAATCGTGTGACACCTGTAATGGTGTATGCCGGTAATAATATAGGAGAAGATTATCATTATGATTTATTGAAAGCGTTGGATAAATATGATTACTCTGTTATTGTAATTTCAAAATCAGGAACGACGACTGAACCTGCTATAGCATTCCGACTTTTAAAAAATCATCTTGAAAGCAAATACAGTGTGCCGGATGCAAGAAGCAGAATTATTGCAATCACAGATAAAAATAAAGGCGCATTAAGAAAAGTTGCAACGAATGAAGGATATAAAACGTTTGTGATTCCCGATGATGTGGGCGGAAGGTATTCTGTTCTTACCCCTGTAGGATTAATGCCTATTGCAGCGGCAGGAATAAACATAAGAGAAATTATAAAAGGCGCAATTGAAATGGAAAATTTTCTGAGCGCACAAAAAGATTTGTTTGCAAATCCCGCTAATCTATATGCAGCAACAAGAAATGCTTTGTACAGGAAAGGACAGTTCATTGAAATCCTTGCAACGTATACTCCAAGTATGCAGTATTTTATTGAGTGGTGGAAACAGTTATTTGGTGAAAGTGAAGGCAAGGAGCATAAAGGAATTTATCCTGCCGGAGTAACACTTACAACTGATTTACATTCTATGGGTCAGCTTATTCAGGAAGGCGCCAGAAATATTTTTGAAACAGTTATTAAGGTGGGGACATCAAACTCAACTTTGTTAATTCCCGAGTCACCTGATAATGCCGATGAACTGAATTATTTAGCAGGTAAAAAGATGAGCTATGTAAATGAAAAAGCTATGGAAGGAACATTGATGGCTCACGTTGACGGAGGCGTACCGAATATTGTAGTTTCTATTCCTGAACTAAACCCAAGATATCTGGGACAATTGATTTACTTCTTTGAAAAAGCATGCGCAGTGAGCGGATATCTGCTTGGAGTAAATCCTTTCAATCAGCCCGGTGTTGAAGCGTATAAAAAAAATATGTTCAAGTTATTGGGTAAGAAATAATTTTGCTTTCTTATACACCGTCCCAAACGGGGGTTTGGGACGGAGTGCAGAGTTCTCGTTCCGATGCTCCTGCGTCGGAACGCAAATTTACAAATTACACATCAAATTTTATGAAAAAACTTACCCTTCTTCTTTTTTCATTTTTTATAATTACTAACGTATCTCTTTCACAAAGTTTTTCCCCCGAAGAAAAAGAAATTTTATTACTTCAGGATTCCAGAACACTTGGCGAAAACGATAAGCTGCTTTCATATTTAAATTCCGATAATAAAGATATAGTAAGCCGCGCATTGTTTGCACTGGCAAATATACAGAACTCTTCTACTGCTGATGAAATCGGAACAGTAATGCTTTCCAATCCTAATGAATACATAAGATATATGGCTGCATATGCTATAGGACAGATTTCATGCGAGCCGTCCCAGATCTATTTAAGGACTGCGTTGAAATCCGAAAAAAATATGTATGTAAGAGAGCAGCTGATGGAAGCTATAGGGAAAGTAGGAGCAGCGGAAGATTTAGAACTCGTTCCTTCCGATGTAAGTAATATAGATTACGATAAATTTTACTCAGCTCTTTCCATATTAAGATTTGGGTTAAGAAAAATAAAAAATGAACGTTCGTTTCAGATACTTGCTGACATACTGAATTCAAATCCCGACGCTAATACAACAATGCTTAGTCTTTATACCCTATGGAGAACAGGCGATGATAAATTGTTAAAGCCGCATACAGATTTACTAAAAAAATATCTGAAGGACACTAACGGCTTGAACAGAAGTTATGCAATAGCTGCGCTTGGAAAGCTAAAGGATACAAAAATTCTCTTTGATATTTTAGCTAATTTGAGAAATGAACCAGATTGGAGAGCAAAGGTGAACTCATTTAACATTATTAATAATTTTACCTATGAACAGTTGAAAGATAATCAGGATAAATTGAACGAAGCTTTGGCAGCAGTGGACAATAGAGGAATAGCGAATGACAGCAACGTGGTATCTGAGTTATTTGCATATCTAAGTTCAATAAACAGATTGTATTCAAATCAAAATCTTACTATAAAAGATAACAAAGGTTTGTATGATCGTTTAGAAGATATATCACATACAAGCATTCAACAAATAATTGGAGGTAAA
The genomic region above belongs to Bacteroidota bacterium and contains:
- a CDS encoding Type 1 glutamine amidotransferase-like domain-containing protein; translation: MKKFKQIIALGGGGFSMEQDNPLLDNYILNATGKTTPKICFFANAGGDAQDYIDKFYNVYNKLDCIPTHISLKTKPEINLEKVILEQDALFVGGGSTRFLMAQWKSYGLDKIMKKAYDKGIVLSGMSAGAIVWFSDGIYNPEDTKLMKLPCLGLIQGSFCPHYDERTELRFSFRELITDGGIKNGYGVEDYCGLHFINNQLYNVISSRKNATAYSVRKISKTYVEEELPKVYLGINYKNPPENENLKVVQDFIYYINEHDIDEMMTYLSDDHIMTDSSDIKIKGTKYLKVAWLDFFIHFPDYNIIVDEIICEKDLVAVYGKAKGTYWKEGELEEKNKFEVPASWRAKIKDGKISEWKVFADIQIVRQIMEANN
- a CDS encoding 5'-3'-deoxyribonucleotidase — its product is MDILVDMDGVIADFEGEFLKRWRANHPEKPYVPHEERKGFWLREQYPIEYREFVEEIYLSPGFYHGLPAVEGSVEGLNYLLAQGHNVRLCTAPMLPKYENCVLEKYHWVFDHLGNEWTSRIIMTKDKTFVRGDVLIDDMPDVTGALTPVWEHIIFSQPYNKDIDHKKRMTWQNFKEVLHV
- a CDS encoding glucose-6-phosphate isomerase, with the protein product MFNALKEKRDLVKVNVENCANFVSFNDVQSFFPAVAFANEALENKSGLGKDYLGWMTLPSEISEDLIDQIQFAAEKMAEKSEVIVVIGIGGSYLGARAVIDALSDNFHYLRKNRVTPVMVYAGNNIGEDYHYDLLKALDKYDYSVIVISKSGTTTEPAIAFRLLKNHLESKYSVPDARSRIIAITDKNKGALRKVATNEGYKTFVIPDDVGGRYSVLTPVGLMPIAAAGINIREIIKGAIEMENFLSAQKDLFANPANLYAATRNALYRKGQFIEILATYTPSMQYFIEWWKQLFGESEGKEHKGIYPAGVTLTTDLHSMGQLIQEGARNIFETVIKVGTSNSTLLIPESPDNADELNYLAGKKMSYVNEKAMEGTLMAHVDGGVPNIVVSIPELNPRYLGQLIYFFEKACAVSGYLLGVNPFNQPGVEAYKKNMFKLLGKK